A window of Ignicoccus hospitalis KIN4/I contains these coding sequences:
- a CDS encoding NYN domain-containing protein, with protein sequence MAAALALLTNALYPKMRRIVEKRLQPRRVKVRVPQDVAVVDASNVVMHGPKVGKKGRIENLLVVINALRERGFEVYAIADASLRHKVDKPEVLERLIAKGVVLQAPASTPADYFILSVADREYGIVVSNDVFKEWRTLFPWIKDKYRLVRYMIVGKTAYFYPDVRPKKKRKKVKEEEPLCPQLFKRSEEDEDYSKYYVM encoded by the coding sequence GTGGCGGCCGCGTTAGCCTTACTCACGAACGCGCTATACCCAAAAATGAGAAGGATTGTTGAAAAGAGGCTCCAGCCTAGACGAGTTAAGGTACGAGTCCCTCAAGACGTAGCAGTAGTTGATGCCTCCAACGTAGTTATGCACGGTCCGAAGGTTGGAAAGAAGGGTAGGATAGAGAACTTATTAGTAGTCATTAATGCCCTCAGGGAGAGGGGCTTCGAGGTTTACGCCATCGCCGACGCCTCCTTACGCCACAAAGTGGACAAGCCCGAAGTTCTAGAGAGGCTCATAGCCAAAGGGGTTGTACTCCAAGCCCCGGCCAGCACGCCGGCCGATTATTTCATACTGTCGGTCGCCGACCGGGAGTATGGAATAGTGGTCAGTAACGACGTATTTAAGGAATGGAGGACGCTGTTCCCGTGGATAAAGGACAAGTACCGCCTCGTGAGGTACATGATAGTAGGGAAGACCGCTTACTTCTACCCGGACGTTAGGCCCAAGAAGAAGAGGAAAAAAGTTAAGGAGGAAGAGCCTCTCTGCCCCCAGCTGTTCAAGCGCTCCGAAGAGGACGAAGATTATAGCAAGTACTACGTTATGTAA
- a CDS encoding UPF0147 family protein, with the protein MSAASYDNEAKIRQAKTMLMRVINDPAVPRNIRRACIEAVRHLENERLSPGVRAANAISALDEIVQDPNMPIHTRITIWNVVTLLETVKD; encoded by the coding sequence GTGAGCGCGGCTAGCTATGATAACGAGGCTAAGATCAGGCAAGCGAAGACCATGCTTATGAGGGTGATAAACGACCCGGCCGTCCCCAGGAACATCCGGAGGGCTTGTATAGAAGCCGTGAGGCACTTAGAGAACGAGCGCTTGAGCCCGGGCGTGAGGGCGGCCAACGCGATAAGTGCTTTGGACGAGATAGTGCAAGACCCCAACATGCCTATACATACGAGAATAACTATATGGAACGTCGTAACCCTCCTCGAGACAGTGAAGGACTAA
- a CDS encoding winged-helix domain-containing protein: MTPAEFYELIKRFEPVPLDGDMLKYYVKRYEPDELFEKLAYEKVMSDRGTSKVTVVGSYGLGKTTFLNFWRTRFDVPYPRSPLEASMKKYIPIVVKVTYDDNPQKLFYSLLKGIEKGFKKPGWIYYVSVNQEYEKLFKYITQVVENVLTRYERLGRVDIETMKSAIGFILENTNVPIVFMIDGFVVSESFEAIAFWFDNILQGQNKASFIITLTPDALQSFRMRYPFIVSKFIEIRIPGYTAEEVKEVFRRRVEGFATPENPYFPFREEWIETIWSHFPILRDAIKVAQRALTYAAKEGVLLEKHIELAIKEAERAMETTVLFELDELDRMILKALTELGEAGPSDVTKWLKAQGYDVAKSTVHYRLKEPLSKKGLVEKVGKSGKRGKYRIADRRLVDLLKYL; the protein is encoded by the coding sequence GTGACCCCGGCCGAGTTCTACGAACTCATCAAGAGGTTCGAACCAGTGCCGTTGGACGGCGACATGTTAAAGTACTACGTAAAGAGGTACGAGCCGGACGAGCTCTTCGAGAAGCTAGCCTACGAAAAGGTCATGTCGGACAGAGGCACGTCGAAGGTAACCGTGGTAGGTAGCTACGGGCTCGGGAAGACCACGTTCTTAAACTTCTGGAGGACCCGCTTTGACGTTCCCTACCCCCGATCTCCCCTAGAAGCATCAATGAAGAAGTATATACCAATTGTAGTTAAAGTAACTTACGACGACAACCCTCAGAAGTTATTCTACAGCTTGCTAAAAGGCATTGAAAAGGGGTTCAAGAAGCCTGGGTGGATATATTACGTCAGCGTAAACCAAGAGTACGAAAAGTTGTTCAAGTACATAACCCAAGTCGTGGAAAACGTCCTAACGAGGTACGAGAGGTTAGGTCGGGTAGACATAGAAACGATGAAGTCTGCAATAGGTTTCATATTGGAGAATACAAACGTACCTATAGTATTCATGATAGACGGGTTCGTAGTCTCCGAGTCGTTCGAGGCCATTGCGTTTTGGTTCGACAACATCCTCCAAGGGCAGAACAAGGCAAGCTTCATAATAACGCTGACCCCAGACGCGCTTCAATCCTTCAGGATGAGGTATCCCTTCATTGTTAGTAAATTCATTGAGATACGCATTCCGGGCTACACAGCGGAAGAAGTGAAAGAGGTGTTCCGAAGGCGTGTGGAAGGCTTCGCGACCCCCGAGAACCCCTACTTCCCCTTTAGGGAGGAATGGATCGAAACTATTTGGTCCCACTTCCCGATACTCAGAGATGCAATCAAGGTTGCCCAGAGGGCTCTCACGTACGCGGCCAAGGAGGGAGTTCTCTTGGAGAAGCACATAGAGCTTGCAATAAAGGAGGCAGAAAGAGCAATGGAGACCACAGTCCTCTTCGAGTTAGACGAGTTAGACAGGATGATCTTGAAGGCCCTCACAGAGCTCGGCGAAGCGGGTCCTAGCGACGTCACTAAGTGGCTAAAGGCGCAAGGCTACGACGTGGCGAAGAGTACCGTACACTACAGGCTGAAGGAGCCCTTGTCAAAGAAGGGACTGGTCGAAAAGGTGGGCAAGAGCGGGAAGAGGGGGAAGTACAGGATAGCTGACCGCCGCTTAGTAGACTTACTCAAATATCTCTAG
- the mvk gene encoding mevalonate kinase, with the protein MSVSARAPTKVTLFGEHSVVYGKPAIVFSMPIYINVKLSLSDDLMVITGPVSLRSVDLVISKDKIEVGDLVRKQMEKYVSYVVEALQTIGVEGARVEIESPMPVGAGVGTSAAVTVGTIAAACALKRCGLNKEGIAKLAWEVEKKVQGKASPMDTFASALGGVLWIEKEDSGWKIERLSVDQLPLVVGIFEKRKTTAELVREVALKVQRSEIYKDIIELMGKIAREAREALIKGDLKELGELMKLNNAMLEALGLVTKEVSNAIHAAELAGAYGAKASGAGSGGAVVALAEDVKAVRAALLASGAKKVFIVENPSRGVELI; encoded by the coding sequence TTGAGCGTCTCGGCTAGAGCGCCAACCAAAGTTACCTTGTTCGGGGAACACTCAGTAGTCTACGGCAAGCCGGCCATAGTATTCTCTATGCCGATTTACATAAATGTGAAGCTGAGCCTCAGCGACGATCTAATGGTAATAACTGGCCCTGTGAGCCTTAGAAGCGTAGATTTAGTGATTTCCAAGGACAAAATAGAGGTCGGCGACTTGGTGAGGAAACAAATGGAGAAGTACGTTTCATACGTCGTTGAAGCCTTGCAAACCATTGGGGTGGAAGGCGCGAGGGTGGAGATAGAGTCGCCCATGCCGGTGGGCGCGGGAGTCGGCACCAGCGCGGCAGTAACTGTCGGTACGATAGCGGCGGCGTGTGCCCTAAAGAGGTGCGGGCTGAACAAGGAGGGAATCGCCAAGCTCGCTTGGGAGGTCGAAAAGAAGGTTCAAGGGAAGGCCAGCCCTATGGATACTTTCGCTTCGGCCTTGGGCGGCGTTTTATGGATAGAGAAGGAGGACAGCGGGTGGAAAATAGAGCGGTTAAGCGTGGACCAGCTCCCGCTAGTCGTCGGGATTTTTGAGAAGAGGAAGACGACAGCTGAGCTCGTGAGGGAAGTGGCCTTAAAGGTTCAACGATCCGAGATCTATAAGGACATAATCGAGCTTATGGGAAAAATAGCCAGGGAAGCCCGTGAGGCCTTGATCAAGGGAGACCTCAAGGAGCTGGGGGAGCTTATGAAGCTAAACAACGCCATGCTCGAGGCGTTAGGACTGGTGACCAAAGAAGTATCGAATGCGATACACGCGGCCGAGTTAGCTGGGGCTTACGGCGCGAAAGCGTCGGGCGCGGGGAGCGGCGGGGCAGTCGTAGCGCTGGCCGAGGACGTTAAAGCGGTGAGGGCAGCGCTCTTGGCCTCCGGGGCCAAGAAGGTCTTCATCGTAGAGAACCCCTCCCGAGGTGTCGAACTTATATAG
- a CDS encoding Mrp/NBP35 family ATP-binding protein has protein sequence MSAPQKKLPFRPIQEIQKSIADRLSGIKYKIAVMSGKGGVGKSFVTANLAFALAYRGKKVVVLDADFYGPSIPKMMGVEGQRVYATPEGLIPVTGPLGVKIVSVDFMLPDDEAPVIWRGPMLTNAMLELLENVLWGEADYMLIDLPPGTGDAPLTVAQMIPNLTGAIIVTIPSEVSQKVVMKSVNFAKRLNVPILGIVENMSGFTCPCDGKTYPIFGSGGGKRVAERAGVDFLGSIPLDPRISESNDKGIPFFVEYPDTPAAKAFLKIADKIVEKVEKAKVTSS, from the coding sequence TTGAGCGCACCTCAGAAGAAGCTTCCCTTCAGGCCCATTCAAGAGATACAGAAGAGTATTGCTGATAGATTAAGCGGAATAAAGTACAAGATAGCCGTAATGAGCGGTAAGGGAGGGGTCGGCAAGTCGTTCGTCACGGCAAACCTAGCGTTTGCCTTGGCCTACAGGGGTAAGAAAGTTGTCGTGCTGGACGCGGACTTCTACGGCCCCAGCATCCCAAAAATGATGGGTGTAGAGGGACAGAGGGTTTACGCCACCCCCGAAGGCCTAATTCCGGTTACCGGACCCCTCGGAGTGAAGATAGTAAGCGTAGACTTCATGCTCCCCGACGACGAAGCCCCAGTCATTTGGAGGGGACCGATGCTCACCAATGCCATGCTGGAGCTCCTCGAGAACGTCTTGTGGGGAGAGGCCGACTACATGCTAATAGACTTGCCTCCGGGAACGGGCGACGCCCCCTTGACGGTGGCCCAAATGATCCCTAACCTGACGGGCGCGATAATAGTTACTATACCGTCGGAAGTGTCTCAAAAAGTGGTGATGAAATCCGTAAACTTCGCTAAGAGGTTGAACGTGCCCATACTCGGCATTGTAGAGAACATGTCGGGCTTCACTTGCCCGTGCGACGGGAAGACCTACCCGATATTCGGCAGCGGAGGGGGCAAGAGGGTCGCAGAGAGAGCCGGCGTGGACTTCTTGGGCTCCATACCCCTCGACCCGAGGATATCGGAGAGCAACGACAAGGGCATACCGTTCTTCGTAGAGTACCCCGATACGCCAGCCGCGAAGGCGTTCCTAAAGATAGCCGACAAAATCGTCGAAAAGGTTGAAAAGGCTAAAGTAACATCCTCTTGA
- the asd gene encoding aspartate-semialdehyde dehydrogenase, translating into MPLKTRGKDVDKLKVAVLGATGMAGQWFASLLEDHPYFELVALGASKRSAGKKYKEAVRWVIPRPFPTKFSDYVVFDASDPDALPEKVDLVFSALPSEVAGEIELKYLKKGFNVVSNASPFRLEPDVPLMNPEINWDHLELLKKQERWGGKLVKNPNCTTAVLTLPLKPIMDEFGIKEITVTTLQAISGAGFAGLTAYSIVDNVIPYIAKEEYKVKVESKKMLGKLEGDSIRPADFVVEATTTRVPVLDGHTEVVYITTKRSVDVEQVKDVLKSFESEPQRLGLPTAPPKPVIVMEQEDRPQPRLDRMNGNGMAVTVGRIEITETNRVRMVMVGHNLLRGASGVSLLTAELMYKKGYIT; encoded by the coding sequence ATGCCCCTAAAGACTAGGGGAAAGGACGTGGACAAGCTCAAGGTTGCTGTCCTAGGGGCTACTGGAATGGCCGGTCAGTGGTTCGCGTCGTTGCTCGAGGATCACCCTTACTTCGAGTTAGTGGCCTTGGGGGCTTCCAAGAGGTCGGCCGGCAAGAAGTATAAGGAAGCTGTAAGGTGGGTCATCCCCCGTCCTTTCCCTACTAAGTTCTCCGACTACGTCGTGTTCGACGCCTCCGATCCCGATGCGCTGCCCGAGAAGGTGGACTTGGTGTTCTCCGCGCTCCCCAGCGAAGTGGCAGGAGAAATAGAGTTGAAGTACTTGAAGAAGGGATTCAACGTAGTTTCGAACGCCTCACCGTTCAGACTCGAACCCGACGTACCCCTCATGAATCCCGAGATCAACTGGGATCACTTAGAACTCTTGAAGAAACAAGAGAGGTGGGGCGGCAAGCTGGTCAAGAACCCCAACTGTACTACGGCCGTCTTGACGTTACCACTCAAACCGATTATGGATGAGTTCGGTATAAAGGAGATAACTGTAACTACGCTGCAAGCTATAAGCGGGGCGGGGTTCGCCGGACTCACGGCTTACTCTATAGTTGACAACGTAATTCCTTATATCGCGAAAGAGGAGTACAAAGTCAAAGTAGAGTCCAAGAAGATGTTAGGTAAGTTGGAAGGGGACTCTATAAGGCCCGCTGACTTTGTGGTCGAAGCTACGACGACCAGGGTTCCAGTCTTAGACGGCCACACGGAAGTGGTTTACATAACTACGAAGAGGAGCGTGGACGTCGAGCAAGTAAAGGACGTGCTGAAGAGTTTCGAAAGCGAACCCCAGCGTTTGGGGTTACCTACTGCCCCGCCCAAGCCCGTGATCGTGATGGAACAAGAGGACCGTCCGCAGCCTAGGTTGGACAGAATGAACGGCAACGGGATGGCTGTTACTGTCGGAAGGATAGAGATAACCGAAACTAATAGAGTTAGGATGGTGATGGTTGGACATAACCTCCTAAGGGGCGCCTCCGGGGTCAGCCTCCTAACGGCGGAACTCATGTACAAGAAAGGTTACATAACGTAG
- the hisG gene encoding ATP phosphoribosyltransferase codes for MRFVIPSKGRLKDATLELLERAGIRPSYLDSRALIVPSNKPNLDLVFARPEDIPWIVESGAAEVGITGHDYVLESGRDVAEILDLNYGRSKLVLAVPRDSGIKRPEELPKGFRIATKFINIATDYFEKKGLDVKIVKVSGSAEVMPGIGAADGIIDVMSTGTTLKLHGLTPIDVILSSSARLIVRKDLLDDPRVETIKLMLESVLRASKKKLVMMNVPDEALDDVLKVLPAMSGPTISKVKSEKPMWEVIAAVDEDEIADIIVKLKNAGAKDILVLNVERLIP; via the coding sequence GTGAGGTTCGTAATACCGAGTAAGGGCAGACTCAAGGACGCTACACTGGAGCTCTTAGAGAGGGCCGGGATCAGGCCGTCTTACCTCGACTCGCGCGCCTTGATAGTGCCATCTAACAAACCGAATCTGGACCTCGTCTTTGCTAGGCCGGAGGACATACCTTGGATAGTCGAGAGCGGCGCGGCTGAGGTGGGGATAACAGGTCACGACTACGTCCTTGAGTCTGGAAGGGACGTCGCAGAGATCCTTGATCTGAATTACGGTCGCTCGAAGCTCGTCTTGGCGGTTCCCCGAGATTCCGGAATAAAAAGGCCGGAGGAGCTACCCAAGGGCTTCAGGATAGCTACTAAATTCATCAATATAGCTACTGACTATTTCGAGAAGAAGGGGTTAGACGTGAAGATCGTGAAGGTCAGCGGCTCGGCTGAGGTGATGCCAGGCATCGGGGCAGCGGACGGGATAATAGACGTAATGTCGACTGGTACGACGCTTAAGCTGCACGGCTTGACGCCCATAGACGTGATATTGAGTAGCAGCGCCAGATTGATAGTTAGGAAGGACTTGCTTGACGACCCTCGCGTGGAAACGATAAAGTTAATGCTTGAGTCAGTTCTACGGGCATCTAAGAAAAAGTTGGTTATGATGAACGTACCAGACGAAGCGTTGGACGACGTACTCAAAGTGTTGCCGGCCATGTCGGGTCCTACCATAAGCAAAGTGAAGAGTGAGAAGCCTATGTGGGAGGTCATTGCGGCTGTAGACGAAGACGAGATAGCTGACATAATAGTAAAGTTGAAGAACGCAGGAGCAAAGGACATATTAGTTCTTAATGTTGAGAGACTAATCCCTTAG
- a CDS encoding putative RNA uridine N3 methyltransferase, which yields MKCPFRRLRIAIPADALSSNPSLREKTLVAGYLARAAAAARAESVDVYGPEGPGSDVLMSVLEYLSYPTYLRKLIVPLKPELKYAGVLPPLAVKALNEGFKDREEGLFFKFGLIVECKRGSIATIDVGEPERVTHNVKKCKKNVLVLVGFNDKKRVVKVLPAKRGIWRGEYLGFEVNYFDNIYELVEFYKGAGFKALGTSRRGTWPGKLRDYLGSNVGVLFGSPDKGLLDKYPDLELDALVNLFPCQGVRTVRLEEAVWGFAALWNSLEGGLCETR from the coding sequence TTGAAGTGTCCGTTCAGACGCCTTCGAATAGCTATTCCCGCCGACGCCCTCTCGAGTAACCCCTCCTTAAGGGAAAAGACGCTGGTTGCCGGGTACTTGGCGCGGGCCGCCGCTGCGGCTAGGGCGGAAAGCGTGGACGTTTACGGCCCCGAGGGGCCCGGCTCCGACGTGTTGATGTCCGTATTAGAATACTTGTCCTACCCCACTTATTTGAGGAAATTAATCGTCCCCCTTAAGCCGGAGCTCAAGTACGCGGGCGTGTTGCCACCGCTGGCCGTTAAGGCGTTGAACGAAGGCTTCAAGGACAGGGAAGAAGGGTTGTTCTTTAAGTTCGGTCTGATAGTAGAGTGTAAGAGGGGTTCGATCGCAACAATAGACGTGGGCGAACCGGAGAGGGTGACGCACAACGTAAAGAAATGTAAGAAAAACGTCCTAGTGTTGGTAGGGTTCAACGACAAGAAGAGAGTAGTCAAAGTCTTGCCGGCGAAGAGGGGCATATGGCGCGGAGAGTACTTAGGGTTCGAGGTGAACTATTTCGACAACATTTACGAGTTAGTAGAGTTCTACAAGGGCGCCGGCTTCAAGGCCTTGGGCACCAGCCGCCGCGGGACGTGGCCCGGCAAGCTGAGGGATTACTTGGGCTCTAACGTAGGGGTCTTATTCGGCTCCCCCGACAAGGGCTTGCTGGACAAGTACCCGGATCTGGAGTTGGACGCGCTCGTCAACTTGTTCCCCTGTCAAGGCGTCAGGACGGTTAGACTCGAAGAGGCGGTATGGGGCTTCGCGGCGTTGTGGAACTCCCTCGAAGGCGGGCTCTGTGAAACGCGCTAG
- the cmk gene encoding (d)CMP kinase — MTVVVISGPPGSGKSTVAKKLASELGLRFVSAGSVFRKLAEEIGVSLLELNEMALKDPEIDLRIDRMVLEEARRGNVVIEAHLGGWVAAPYADVNVYLTAPLEERAKRIARRDGISYEEALEEILSREEVQWIRFRKLYGFDVASLEIFDLVVNTALMGPEAVVETIKRMLL, encoded by the coding sequence GTGACGGTTGTAGTAATAAGTGGACCACCCGGTAGCGGGAAGAGTACTGTGGCAAAGAAGCTGGCCTCGGAGCTCGGCTTGAGGTTCGTCTCCGCGGGATCCGTGTTCAGAAAGCTAGCTGAGGAGATCGGCGTATCGCTCTTGGAGTTGAACGAGATGGCGCTCAAGGATCCAGAAATAGACTTGAGGATAGACAGAATGGTACTCGAGGAGGCTAGGAGGGGGAATGTCGTAATAGAGGCCCACTTGGGCGGCTGGGTCGCCGCCCCTTACGCGGACGTGAACGTTTACTTGACGGCCCCTCTGGAAGAGAGGGCTAAGAGAATAGCCCGTCGCGATGGCATAAGTTACGAAGAAGCGTTGGAGGAGATCCTCTCGAGGGAGGAGGTGCAGTGGATAAGGTTCAGAAAGCTTTACGGGTTTGACGTAGCGAGCTTGGAAATATTTGACTTAGTCGTCAACACTGCGTTGATGGGACCCGAGGCCGTGGTCGAGACAATCAAGAGGATGTTACTTTAG
- a CDS encoding Reeler domain-containing protein — protein MKKTSLFLLALLAAPLFAMSNGAPNFGCTMCHQDAKPLSPQHIVIKGLPQYYEPGKSYRITIEVTDANECTPAMTACGGFALQANAGEFKVVDPTNTFIAHPTPTESFVTHTKEGSMKRTWTVEWVAPKERKPVTFRVAVIAANGDGSPFGDYFGMKTFVLQPAVPGVNPTVTTTQGNVITITKTVWVTVTITKTITVTLSG, from the coding sequence ATGAAGAAAACCTCACTATTCCTCCTCGCGCTCCTAGCTGCGCCGCTCTTCGCAATGTCCAACGGCGCCCCCAACTTTGGGTGTACCATGTGCCACCAAGACGCGAAGCCTCTCAGCCCTCAACACATAGTAATCAAGGGCCTCCCCCAGTACTACGAGCCCGGTAAGAGCTACCGCATAACTATTGAGGTAACCGACGCTAACGAGTGCACCCCCGCCATGACCGCTTGCGGCGGCTTCGCGCTCCAAGCGAACGCCGGCGAGTTCAAGGTAGTTGATCCTACTAACACCTTCATAGCTCACCCCACGCCCACTGAGTCGTTTGTGACCCACACTAAGGAAGGTAGCATGAAGAGGACTTGGACCGTCGAGTGGGTCGCCCCCAAGGAGAGGAAGCCCGTAACCTTTAGGGTGGCAGTAATAGCGGCCAACGGCGACGGCAGCCCCTTCGGCGACTACTTCGGCATGAAGACTTTCGTCTTACAGCCGGCGGTCCCCGGAGTGAACCCCACGGTAACTACCACCCAAGGTAACGTGATAACCATAACCAAGACCGTTTGGGTAACTGTTACTATAACTAAGACCATAACTGTGACTCTGAGCGGCTAA